One region of uncultured Sulfurimonas sp. genomic DNA includes:
- a CDS encoding RidA family protein — translation MKFVQTNKAPSAIGPYSQAVVANGMVFTSGQIALTPEGVMLEEDVVIQTKQVLANLKAVLEEAGSSMDKVIKTTIFIASMDDFAVINEIYEEAFGSHKPARATVAVKTLPKNALVEIDAVALIN, via the coding sequence ATGAAATTCGTACAAACAAATAAAGCACCATCAGCGATAGGTCCATATTCACAAGCAGTAGTAGCAAATGGAATGGTTTTTACCTCAGGGCAAATTGCACTTACACCAGAGGGTGTAATGTTAGAAGAAGACGTAGTTATCCAAACTAAACAAGTTTTAGCGAATTTAAAAGCTGTGTTAGAAGAAGCAGGTAGTTCTATGGACAAAGTTATTAAAACTACTATCTTTATAGCATCTATGGATGATTTTGCAGTTATAAATGAAATATACGAAGAAGCTTTTGGCTCACATAAACCTGCTCGTGCAACTGTAGCAGTAAAAACGCTTCCTAAGAATGCTTTAGTAGAGATAGATGCAGTAGCTCTTATAAACTAA
- the dapE gene encoding succinyl-diaminopimelate desuccinylase, giving the protein MKILELFKYMIAQKSETPDDGGLLDFIESYLPDFTAVRVDVEDVKNLFIYKKFSDGEHLCFAGHVDVVPAGSGWDTEPYEAVEKNGYIYGRGTQDMKSGVAAFTQAVKETQNFKGTLSLLLTSDEEGDAINGTVKVLEYLKENSMLPDAVVVAEPTCEEKFGDAIKVGRRGSINGYITLKGKQGHAAYPEKAINPIHNIASRLVNMAGVNLDDGDEFFSPSKFVVTDIRSGMQVTNVTPNELKMMFNVRNTTLTTQKEVREFVAKNLDTLEYELKLTQGSYPFKTDTDTKLVKKIDASIESITGIKPKHSTAGGTSDARFISPMGIDVVEFGVINDTIHAVNERTTVKEVQELYEVFKNLIKIWN; this is encoded by the coding sequence ATGAAGATACTAGAACTTTTTAAATATATGATAGCTCAAAAGAGTGAAACTCCTGATGATGGTGGACTTTTAGATTTTATAGAGAGTTATTTGCCAGATTTTACTGCCGTGCGTGTGGATGTTGAAGATGTAAAAAACCTTTTTATCTACAAAAAGTTTTCAGATGGTGAGCATCTATGTTTTGCTGGTCATGTAGATGTTGTTCCTGCTGGAAGTGGTTGGGATACTGAGCCTTATGAAGCTGTAGAAAAAAATGGTTACATCTATGGTCGTGGAACTCAAGATATGAAAAGCGGTGTTGCGGCATTTACTCAGGCGGTTAAAGAAACACAAAACTTTAAGGGTACACTTTCACTTCTTCTTACCTCAGATGAAGAAGGAGATGCAATAAATGGTACTGTTAAAGTTTTAGAGTACTTAAAAGAAAACTCAATGCTCCCAGATGCTGTGGTTGTTGCAGAGCCGACTTGTGAAGAGAAGTTTGGAGATGCTATCAAAGTAGGGCGACGTGGATCTATAAATGGTTACATCACTTTAAAAGGTAAACAAGGTCATGCAGCTTATCCTGAGAAGGCAATAAATCCTATTCATAACATTGCATCTAGGCTTGTAAATATGGCAGGGGTAAATCTTGATGATGGAGATGAGTTTTTTAGTCCTAGTAAGTTTGTAGTGACAGATATACGCTCAGGGATGCAAGTAACAAATGTAACTCCTAATGAGCTTAAGATGATGTTTAACGTTAGAAATACAACTCTAACAACTCAAAAAGAAGTTCGTGAATTTGTAGCAAAAAACTTAGATACTTTAGAGTATGAGTTAAAACTCACTCAAGGCTCATACCCATTTAAAACAGATACAGATACAAAACTTGTAAAAAAGATAGATGCATCTATAGAGAGTATAACAGGAATCAAACCTAAACACTCAACAGCAGGTGGGACTTCAGATGCAAGGTTTATCTCGCCAATGGGCATCGATGTAGTTGAGTTTGGTGTTATAAACGACACTATTCATGCTGTAAATGAGAGAACAACAGTTAAAGAAGTGCAAGAACTTTACGAAGTTTTCAAAAATCTAATAAAAATTTGGAATTAG
- a CDS encoding TetR/AcrR family transcriptional regulator, translating into MAIIVDKVQKRKDIALSCKEIFIQKGIKDLSVSEVAKAAGIGKGTIYDYFSNKEDIVFEIVNILMQEYKESLTKKIEKATSTREKIKIFSGIFYDKDEFELRSIYKEFISISLSNPSKEMIDFQSAYSDDYYEWFVEILNDGVNSGEIKEGSQDFARGLFVMAKGMFISSSVTNTIDDLKTEIYKFTDSLFDILEVKK; encoded by the coding sequence ATGGCGATTATTGTAGATAAAGTGCAAAAGAGAAAAGATATAGCTCTTTCTTGCAAAGAGATATTTATACAAAAAGGTATAAAAGATTTAAGCGTATCAGAGGTGGCAAAAGCTGCTGGGATAGGCAAGGGTACTATATATGATTATTTTTCAAATAAAGAAGACATAGTCTTTGAGATAGTAAATATTTTGATGCAAGAGTATAAAGAGTCTTTAACAAAAAAGATAGAAAAAGCGACTTCAACTAGAGAAAAAATCAAAATATTTTCAGGAATATTTTACGATAAAGATGAGTTTGAGTTAAGAAGCATATATAAAGAGTTTATATCCATATCTTTGAGTAACCCTAGCAAAGAGATGATAGATTTTCAAAGTGCTTATTCAGATGATTATTATGAGTGGTTTGTAGAGATTTTGAATGATGGTGTTAATAGTGGCGAAATAAAAGAGGGCTCACAAGATTTTGCAAGAGGTCTTTTTGTAATGGCAAAAGGTATGTTTATCTCAAGCTCTGTAACAAACACTATAGATGATTTAAAAACAGAAATATATAAGTTTACAGACTCATTGTTTGATATTTTGGAGGTAAAGAAATGA
- a CDS encoding thioredoxin family protein yields the protein MKYILIIMALISSLWSAELVGWSDDYEASLKVAQKQNKDLYVLVTSANCRWCRKFEATTLQDKEVIKLLKEKYVLVHADRDMDDLPKWFNIKRVPRHYFVTNKGEEILSFLGYWDSLDFKSYLGDVEKEYKKKIKSGKLH from the coding sequence ATGAAATACATATTAATTATAATGGCGTTAATATCATCTCTTTGGAGTGCAGAACTTGTTGGCTGGTCGGATGATTATGAAGCTTCACTAAAAGTTGCACAAAAACAAAACAAAGATCTTTATGTGCTTGTTACATCTGCAAATTGTCGTTGGTGTAGAAAGTTTGAAGCTACAACCCTTCAAGATAAAGAAGTTATAAAACTTTTAAAAGAGAAGTATGTCTTAGTTCATGCGGATAGAGATATGGATGATTTACCTAAGTGGTTTAATATAAAAAGAGTTCCAAGACACTACTTTGTAACAAACAAAGGTGAGGAAATTTTATCGTTTTTAGGATATTGGGATTCACTTGATTTTAAATCATATCTAGGTGATGTAGAAAAAGAATATAAAAAGAAAATTAAAAGCGGGAAATTGCACTAG
- a CDS encoding DNA mismatch repair protein gives MLSSDVSSILNNKEKLLTQIYFDLQRYFEDKYGTNTVVFMEIGTFFEVYEVNNDESQVGKAKEIAELLNIQLTKKNKNIIENSDKNPLLAGVPAVSFERYLNRLIQEQKYTIIVVKQKGNPPKISRYIAQIVSPGTNFDHIVDNDDNYIASILVDCHRGIYNVGYSAIDVTTGKTWLYETHGTSEDSSYALDEIFNLLNIHRTSEVVISFLDGVSDQKHIVQYLEIAEHYHYSVNNERPRIDFQNKLFKEVYQIQSLLSPIEHLDLERNPMITESLAVLIHFVIEHDIHIVQKLNTPKLIDNRRFMYLGNNALEQVGIISKDRNEFTLLKMMDKSSTAIGRRLLKERLLNPIMEKDELERRYNLIERVSSHTRFLDETMRGIYDLERLARRLNLGRLHPFEMNHVYESMLNVKELMHYVKKHKIQKTPFHESELDEFLRDINKSIDLDVSRRFTNATVDENFLMSGVDEAVDILVEENSTMLIAFKDIIAKIEQMLIDANAGSSSSLVSLGILEKEGYYISLSKNRFSMIESEFKNHEEFKEFNVKKLTNSVKITSAFTDTLSDKIMKNRRKIVVLVKERFVQLQGVYERRYSLLFDRVISYVSDLDVGVSSSKVAQEYNHSRPMIVDVKDDENFMQVMQLRHPLIEIQERGGIYVPNDIVMGNRIHMDLPHPKSVMLEVGVHDGHDINGVLLYGINSSGKSSLMKSIGIAVLMAQAGFFVSASVMKFSLFDSIFTRIVSKDNLAKGLSTFAVEMLELKNIFNRATIRSLILGDEISHGTETLSGVAIVSSAIIKLAKLRSLFLFATHLHQLSTMKEITTLNNVVDLHLSVEYDENRDALVFNRVLQSGSGSSIYGLEFAKSLHMDADFLDIANKIRKRLANDFDELELLVKKKTSKYNKELYVTKCVICGAVAEDVHHISQRSLADKAGFIGHFHQDNKHNLVPLCKEHHNDIHSGKLHVEGFVMTSNGLELKFEEQMSKAKIVEVKEPEINEVKPKDASDEFVLDDWD, from the coding sequence ATGCTCTCATCAGACGTAAGTTCAATACTTAATAACAAAGAAAAATTACTAACACAAATATACTTTGATTTGCAGAGATATTTTGAAGATAAGTATGGAACAAATACTGTAGTTTTTATGGAAATAGGAACTTTCTTTGAAGTTTATGAAGTTAACAATGATGAGAGTCAAGTTGGAAAAGCAAAAGAGATAGCTGAACTCTTAAATATTCAGCTGACTAAAAAAAACAAAAATATCATAGAAAATTCTGATAAAAATCCACTCTTAGCAGGAGTTCCTGCTGTCTCTTTTGAGAGATATTTAAATCGTCTTATACAAGAGCAAAAATACACCATAATCGTAGTAAAACAAAAAGGTAATCCACCTAAGATAAGTAGATATATCGCTCAAATTGTCTCTCCTGGAACAAATTTTGATCATATAGTTGATAATGATGATAACTACATAGCATCTATACTTGTTGATTGTCACAGAGGCATCTACAATGTCGGTTACTCTGCTATAGATGTAACTACAGGTAAGACTTGGCTTTATGAGACACATGGGACAAGTGAAGATTCATCTTATGCTCTTGATGAGATATTTAATCTTTTAAATATACATAGAACCTCAGAAGTTGTTATAAGTTTTTTAGATGGTGTAAGTGATCAAAAACACATAGTTCAATATCTTGAAATTGCAGAGCATTACCACTACTCAGTCAATAATGAACGACCTCGCATAGATTTTCAAAATAAACTCTTTAAAGAAGTTTATCAAATACAATCTTTACTCTCTCCCATTGAGCATCTAGACTTAGAACGTAATCCTATGATAACAGAGTCTTTAGCTGTTTTGATTCACTTTGTTATAGAGCATGATATACATATAGTTCAAAAACTAAATACCCCAAAACTCATAGATAACCGCCGTTTTATGTATCTTGGCAACAACGCACTAGAACAAGTTGGCATCATCTCAAAAGATAGAAATGAATTTACACTTTTAAAGATGATGGATAAAAGTTCAACTGCGATAGGGCGAAGACTTTTAAAAGAGAGACTTTTAAATCCCATCATGGAAAAAGATGAACTTGAGCGTCGTTATAACCTCATAGAAAGAGTCTCTTCTCATACACGGTTTTTAGATGAGACGATGCGTGGCATCTATGATTTAGAGAGATTAGCTCGTAGACTTAATCTTGGTCGTCTGCATCCATTTGAGATGAACCATGTTTATGAGTCTATGCTAAATGTAAAAGAGCTTATGCACTATGTTAAAAAGCACAAGATTCAGAAGACTCCTTTTCATGAGTCTGAGTTAGATGAGTTCTTAAGAGACATCAACAAAAGTATAGATCTTGATGTATCTCGTCGCTTTACAAATGCTACTGTAGATGAAAACTTTTTAATGAGTGGAGTTGATGAAGCTGTTGATATCTTAGTAGAAGAAAACTCTACTATGCTTATAGCTTTTAAAGATATCATCGCAAAAATCGAGCAGATGCTTATAGATGCAAATGCCGGAAGTTCAAGCTCTTTAGTATCTCTTGGCATCTTAGAAAAAGAGGGTTACTATATCTCTTTGAGTAAAAATCGTTTTTCTATGATAGAGAGTGAGTTTAAAAATCATGAAGAGTTTAAAGAGTTTAATGTTAAAAAACTCACAAATAGTGTAAAAATTACCTCTGCATTTACAGATACTCTCTCAGATAAAATCATGAAAAATCGTAGAAAGATAGTTGTTTTAGTAAAAGAGAGATTTGTTCAACTTCAAGGTGTTTATGAGAGACGATACTCTTTGCTTTTTGATAGAGTGATTAGTTATGTTTCAGACCTAGATGTGGGTGTGAGTTCATCTAAAGTTGCTCAAGAGTACAATCATTCAAGACCTATGATAGTAGATGTAAAAGATGATGAAAACTTTATGCAGGTTATGCAACTTCGCCACCCACTCATAGAGATACAAGAGCGCGGAGGCATCTACGTACCAAATGACATAGTCATGGGAAATCGGATTCATATGGACTTGCCTCATCCCAAGAGCGTAATGTTAGAAGTTGGTGTGCATGATGGACATGATATAAATGGTGTTTTGCTTTATGGTATCAACTCTAGTGGAAAATCATCGCTTATGAAGAGCATCGGCATCGCTGTTTTAATGGCTCAAGCTGGATTTTTTGTAAGTGCATCTGTTATGAAATTTTCTCTGTTTGATTCTATATTTACTCGCATCGTCTCAAAAGATAACCTTGCAAAAGGACTCTCAACTTTTGCAGTAGAGATGCTAGAACTAAAAAATATCTTTAACCGTGCAACTATTCGCTCATTAATTCTTGGAGATGAAATAAGCCACGGAACTGAGACACTATCAGGTGTCGCCATAGTCTCATCTGCTATTATAAAACTAGCTAAACTTCGCTCACTATTTCTCTTTGCAACGCATCTCCATCAACTCTCAACTATGAAAGAGATAACTACACTTAACAATGTTGTAGATTTGCATCTAAGTGTTGAGTACGATGAAAACAGAGATGCTTTGGTGTTTAACAGAGTTCTTCAATCTGGAAGCGGAAGTAGCATCTATGGTTTAGAGTTTGCAAAATCTCTTCACATGGATGCAGACTTTTTAGACATAGCAAACAAGATAAGAAAAAGACTTGCAAATGATTTTGATGAGTTAGAGTTACTTGTGAAGAAAAAAACAAGCAAGTACAACAAAGAGCTTTATGTTACAAAGTGCGTTATCTGTGGAGCTGTTGCAGAAGATGTTCACCATATCTCACAACGCTCACTTGCAGATAAAGCTGGTTTTATAGGTCACTTTCATCAAGATAACAAACACAATCTTGTACCACTTTGTAAAGAGCATCATAACGATATACATAGTGGAAAGCTTCATGTTGAGGGCTTTGTAATGACTTCAAATGGATTAGAGTTAAAGTTTGAAGAGCAGATGAGTAAAGCTAAAATAGTTGAGGTCAAAGAGCCAGAGATAAACGAAGTAAAACCCAAAGATGCATCTGATGAGTTTGTTTTGGATGATTGGGATTAA